In Tiliqua scincoides isolate rTilSci1 chromosome 1, rTilSci1.hap2, whole genome shotgun sequence, the following are encoded in one genomic region:
- the WDR75 gene encoding WD repeat-containing protein 75 encodes MVASEQLLVVRCGGSWLSGSRAVFSADAKYLLCASGDYIKVYSTTTEECVHVLQSHSNLVTGIQLNPWNHLQLYSWSLDGTIKLWDFMDGILIKSFVVGYKLFALYAVANFEGSVFVIIPKDNNERSGLFQLVSVKLPKISGQEVEANELELILDAVSKSPKCTAFGREAEYVVSVSNLHLLVCFFKKKKIYSFPLRSKNSCANYFTCVACHPKEDCIASGHKDGKIRLWRNFNSKREYTYSTLHWHHDEVMDLAFSVEGTSLLSGGIESVLVQWRDASNSKKEYLPRLGSTIQHISVSPDGTLFCTSHSDNKITVIHSDLKVSAVIQGLIKGSKVRTGLMIDPRSKALVLNGKPGHLQFYSLQNDRQLYNLDVVQQEYIHQHGLNQVELDKAAFDSKGNWLATVEERRERGTELQLQMKLWAYDEQTQSFTLNTRINMPHEDSLTAVCFRGTDESENTTPMLVTAGSDGQFKVWVLLAENDDGAGQSIAWTCDFVGSYHNYPATNCCFSEDGSLLAVSFEKIITVWDSETWDLKCTFCHPPGVIQNLCFGRLSCSKYLLGSTSTGFLCCWNLLSCTLEWSAQLNVIVLQPDCLSENIAAMAWTSGYSDLFVFKPSEPHPSCIQKKVCRGKVRCAVFVPRDVPEYVSLERYRWLSQSQFYFLTEMHELMTFSTRTPEEKLTPSSRQLTVEENLLMTPFHLLLGKHRQETKKAAEIRRGPVQNNLAQDSPAVKELLHTPAHVLPSASYLCPIFINSLLISKANESSKEAAAEVEMESDNEGDESDQETDIAEAHQQAPPPTVSLEDSASKLSKAQEKELRRIRKLDYSWVSAL; translated from the exons ATGGTGGCGAGCGAGCAGCTCCTCGTGGTTCGCTGCGGCGGGAGCTGGTTGAGCGGCAGCCGTGCCGTCTTCTCCGCTGACGCGAA GTACCTTTTATGTGCTTCAGGTGACTATATAAAAGTCTACAGTACAACCACAGAAGAATGTGTGCATGTCCTACAGAGTCATAGCAATCTAGTGACAGGAATCCAATTGAACCCCTGGAACCATCTGCAG CTATATTCATGGTCGCTAGATGGCACTATCAAACTCTGGGATTTTATGGATGGCATCCTCATCAAG TCTTTTGTTGTTGGGTACAAGCTCTTTGCTTTGTATGCTGTCGCAAATTTTGAAGGTTCAGTGTTCGTTATCATTCCGAAGGATAACAATGAAAGATCAG GTTTATTTCAACTAGTGTCAGTGAAACTACCAAAAATATCAGGTCAGGAAGTGGAAGCCAATGAGCTAGAATTGATTTTGGATGCCGTAAGCAAGTCACCCAAATGCACTGCATTCGGAAGAGAA GCTGAATATGTGGTATCCGTATCAAATCTTCACctccttgtttgttttttcaagAAAAAGAAGATCTACAG CTTTCCTTTAAGGTCAAAGAACAGTTGTGCAAATTACTTTACCTGTGTAGCCTGTCATCCAAAGGAGGACTGCATAGCCAGTGGACACAAAGATGGCAAAATTCGTCTCTG GAGAAACTTTAACAGTAAGAGAGAATATACATATTCCACGCTGCACTGGCATCATGATGAAGTTATGGATCTTGCTTTCTCTGTAGAAG GAACTAGTCTCCTGAGTGGTGGAATTGAGTCTGTACTGGTTCAGTGGCGAGATGCATCAAACTCTAAGAAGGAATACTTGCCTCGTTTGGGATCTACGATACAGCACATCTCTGTCTCACCTGATGGAACTTTATTTTGTACCTCACATTCCGATAACA AAATAACAGTCATTCACAGTGATTTGAAAGTCTCTGCAGTAATTCAAGGATTAATCAAAG GCAGCAAGGTCAGGACTGGTTTGATGATTGACCCAAGAAGTAAAGCTCTGGTTCTGAATGGCAAACCTGGTCATCTCCAGTTCTATTCACTGCAAAACGACAGACAGCTGTACAAC TTGGATGTTGTGCAGCAGGAGTATATTCATCAACATGGTCTGAACCAGGTTGAGCTAGATAAAGCTGCATTTGATTCCAAAGGTAACTGGTTGGCTACTGTGGAAGAACGAAGAGAGAGGGGCACTGAACTCCAATTGCAGATGAAGCTGTGGGCTTATGATGAGCAAACGCAAAG CTTTACTCTGAACACAAGAATAAATATGCCTCATGAGGACTCCCTCACAGCTGTGTGTTTCCGTGGCACAGATGAATCTGAAAACACAACTCCTATGCTGGTAACGGCTGGCAGCGATGGGCAATTTAAAGTTTGGGTGCTACTCGCCGAGAACGATGATGGAG CAGGTCAAAGCATAGCCTGGACTTGTGACTTCGTAGGAAGCTATCACAACTATCCAGCTACAAATTGCTGTTTCTCCGAAGACGGCTCTTTGCTTGCAGTCAGCTTTGAAAAAATAATTACTGTGTGGGACTCGGAAACGTGGGATCTAAAATGTACTTTTTGCCATCCTCCTGGAGTTATACA AAACTTGTGTTTTGGGAGGCTGAGCTGCTCTAAGTACCTTCTTGGCAGCACCAGTACTGGctttttgtgctgctggaacttgctgagCTGTACAC TGGAATGGAGTGCCCAATTAAATGTCATCGTCCTCCAGCCTGACTGTCTGTCTGAAAACATTGCTGCAATGGCATGGACCTCGGGATACTCAGACT TATTCGTGTTTAAACCCAGCGAACCACATCCTTCCTGTATCCAGAAAAAGGTCTGCAGAGGGAAAGTCCGGTGCGCTGTCTTTGTTCCTAGAGATGTACCTGAATATGTTAGCTTGGAAAGATATCGATGGCTTAGCCAGTCTCAGTTTTACTTCCTGACTGAAATGCAT gAGTTGATGACATTTAGCACAAGGACACCAGAAGAAAAACTTACACCTTCCAGCAGACAG CTAACAGTGGAAGAAAACCTCCTTATGACTCCTTTCCACCTGCTCCTGGGGAAGCATCGACAAGAGACAAAGAAGGCTGCAGAaatcaggagaggacctgtccagAATAACTTGGCCCAAGATTCACCTGCTGTCAAAGAA ctgcttcacACTCCAGCACATGTCTTGCCATCTGCGTCGTACCTGTGTCCTATTTTCATCAACTCACTGCTGATATCTAAAGCAAATGAAAG